A section of the Hyalangium minutum genome encodes:
- a CDS encoding MG2 domain-containing protein, which yields MLVELTPRVLVAMLTVSLAVPVTFHQVLVTKADAGSLGGANRFRTYVSTDKPLYRPGEQVLARGLMLEAVRHTLNPSPYQAQLEIRGPKGDVVTSARVSTEDSVWGYAWTIPADQPGGEYTLRVNYPWTGDAPAERKFDVRAYRAPRLKSQIEFLRDGYGPGDTVTATLDVKRAEGGVPAGAKVTAIALVDGATAAQVSGTVNDKGLCTVSFKLPTRIERGEGSLAFSIEDGGVVETAAKTIPILLQTLDLSFYPEGGDLVAGLPSRVYFEAKTPAQKPADLVGAVVDLASGQVVASVRSEHEGRGRFEFTPKTGAKYALRIDQPSGIQKRFPLPEAKAKGAVLRSGEDVAAAGKPVTLSVALSGLSKAKVTLSKQEVELASAEVGSQGQVTLDPKDADGVLIATVWDHDGRPLAERLVFRQPAKALDVEVKLDKASYVPGDSVQLTARTTRDGKPVSALVMLTVTDDAVLELIEKRDQAPQLPVMVLLEPEVKELADAQVYLDEKNPKAKPAVDLLLGTQGWRRFALANPVSFVEQHGDLARRVFAVRVPQVPAPTSAVVAELAAAGADFDDAPRGGRPPPRPAPAMAAPPVAVAPPAPPPPAPPPPPPAPMGQVMPAQPVRQQEDRNMAEAARKANRAQRLERKIAADHEALADELMPYDQQEVYFRVYAHTVRPGRKAGDRVDFSETLYWNAGVRTNPKTGEAKVQFGLNDSVTSFKAFAGAVGSDGVLGSAVASIESVQPFYVEPKIPLEVTSGDVVQLPVALVNGTSSALKGVGVKLDFKGDVRATTLGAVDLAAKERARRIIELKIGQESKPIDLTLAATAGDYADKVQRALVIKPNGFPITASFGGRVSAKAPAVHTVTLPANTVRGSVKASVVVYPSPLANMTESLSRLIQEPSGCFEQTSSTTYPMTMAQQYFQTHSGVDPKLVASAREKLERGYQRLVGFETKEKGYEWFGEAPGHEALTAFGLLHFGDMQQVREVDSAMLTRSREWLLKQRDGKGGFERKRRALHVWIEDRDTSNAYITWALLESAPKTADMVKELSKELSSLRRAAADSKNSYVVALAANALSLSGEGGEAKKLMERLAAKQSKEGVVEGGTQSIVGSMGETLQIETTALATLAWLRDPAFAANVERSMKFLASSCDGGRYGSTQSTVLALRAIVAYDKARAAKRSGGAVRVYVNGQPVGSAVKFEPSAQEAIKLPDIAELIIPGERKIELRMEGGAELPYSIEVTYNALKPDSSPETKVALEVSLAKNALTEGEPTEARVLVSNKTDEQLPTAVAIFGVPGGLEVRHDQLKELVKKKTVDAYEVIGRDVVLYWRGMEPRKKLDVPLSLVAAVPGTYTGPASRAYLYYADEHKTWQDGVKVSIAPKP from the coding sequence ATGCTCGTTGAACTCACTCCCCGTGTGCTCGTGGCAATGCTCACCGTGAGCCTGGCCGTCCCTGTCACCTTTCATCAGGTACTCGTCACGAAGGCGGACGCGGGCTCGCTGGGAGGCGCGAACCGCTTCCGTACCTATGTCTCCACGGACAAGCCGCTGTACCGCCCCGGAGAGCAGGTGCTGGCGCGCGGCCTGATGCTCGAAGCGGTGCGCCACACGCTGAACCCGTCTCCTTATCAAGCGCAGCTGGAGATCCGCGGGCCCAAGGGCGACGTGGTCACCTCCGCGAGGGTGAGCACGGAGGACTCGGTGTGGGGCTACGCGTGGACCATCCCCGCGGATCAGCCCGGCGGCGAGTACACGCTGAGGGTCAACTACCCCTGGACGGGAGACGCGCCCGCGGAGCGGAAGTTCGACGTGCGCGCCTACCGGGCCCCACGGCTCAAGTCGCAGATCGAGTTCCTCCGGGATGGCTACGGCCCGGGTGACACCGTGACGGCCACGCTGGACGTGAAGCGCGCCGAGGGCGGAGTGCCCGCGGGCGCCAAGGTGACCGCCATCGCCCTGGTGGACGGCGCTACCGCGGCGCAGGTGTCCGGCACCGTGAACGACAAGGGGCTGTGCACGGTGAGCTTCAAGCTACCCACCCGCATCGAGCGCGGCGAGGGCTCGCTGGCCTTCTCCATCGAGGACGGCGGCGTGGTGGAGACAGCGGCCAAGACGATCCCCATCCTGCTGCAGACGTTGGACCTGTCCTTCTACCCGGAGGGCGGCGACCTGGTGGCGGGGCTGCCCTCGCGCGTCTACTTCGAGGCGAAGACGCCGGCGCAGAAGCCCGCGGACCTGGTGGGCGCGGTGGTGGATCTGGCCAGCGGGCAGGTGGTGGCCTCGGTGCGCTCCGAGCACGAGGGCCGCGGCCGCTTCGAGTTCACTCCGAAGACGGGCGCGAAGTACGCGCTGCGCATCGACCAGCCCTCGGGCATCCAGAAGCGCTTTCCGCTGCCGGAGGCGAAGGCGAAGGGCGCCGTGCTGCGCTCGGGCGAGGACGTGGCGGCGGCGGGCAAGCCGGTGACGCTCTCCGTGGCGCTCTCGGGGCTGAGCAAGGCGAAGGTGACGCTGAGCAAGCAGGAGGTGGAGCTGGCGTCCGCCGAGGTGGGCTCGCAGGGTCAGGTGACGCTGGATCCCAAGGACGCGGACGGCGTGCTCATCGCCACGGTGTGGGACCACGACGGGCGCCCCCTGGCGGAGCGGCTCGTGTTCCGCCAGCCAGCCAAGGCGCTCGACGTCGAGGTGAAGCTGGACAAGGCCAGCTACGTGCCGGGGGACTCGGTGCAGCTCACCGCCCGGACGACGCGGGACGGCAAGCCCGTGTCCGCCTTGGTGATGCTCACCGTGACGGATGACGCGGTGCTGGAGCTCATCGAGAAGCGCGACCAGGCGCCCCAGCTGCCGGTGATGGTGCTGCTGGAGCCCGAGGTGAAGGAGCTGGCCGACGCGCAGGTGTACCTGGACGAGAAGAACCCGAAGGCGAAGCCGGCGGTGGACCTGCTGCTCGGCACGCAGGGCTGGCGGCGGTTCGCGCTGGCGAATCCCGTGAGCTTCGTGGAGCAGCACGGCGACCTGGCCCGCCGGGTGTTCGCGGTGCGCGTGCCCCAGGTGCCTGCTCCGACTTCCGCGGTGGTGGCGGAGCTCGCGGCCGCAGGCGCCGACTTCGATGACGCGCCTCGGGGCGGGAGGCCGCCTCCGAGGCCCGCGCCCGCCATGGCGGCTCCGCCCGTGGCCGTGGCACCTCCTGCCCCGCCGCCGCCCGCTCCGCCTCCGCCTCCGCCTGCTCCCATGGGCCAGGTGATGCCAGCCCAGCCGGTGCGCCAACAAGAGGACCGCAACATGGCCGAGGCAGCGCGCAAGGCGAACCGGGCTCAGCGGCTGGAGCGAAAGATCGCGGCGGATCATGAGGCCCTAGCCGATGAGTTGATGCCCTACGACCAGCAGGAGGTCTACTTCCGCGTATACGCGCACACGGTGCGGCCGGGCCGGAAGGCGGGAGACCGCGTGGACTTCTCGGAGACGCTCTACTGGAACGCGGGCGTGCGCACGAACCCAAAGACGGGCGAGGCCAAGGTCCAGTTCGGCCTGAACGACTCGGTCACCTCGTTCAAGGCGTTCGCCGGAGCGGTGGGCAGCGACGGCGTGCTGGGCTCGGCGGTGGCGTCCATCGAGTCCGTGCAGCCCTTCTATGTGGAGCCCAAGATTCCCCTGGAGGTCACCTCGGGCGACGTGGTCCAGCTGCCGGTGGCGCTGGTGAACGGCACGTCCTCCGCGCTGAAGGGCGTGGGCGTGAAGCTCGACTTCAAGGGCGACGTGCGCGCCACGACGCTGGGCGCGGTGGATCTGGCGGCGAAGGAGCGCGCCCGGCGCATCATCGAGCTGAAGATCGGCCAGGAGTCCAAGCCCATCGACCTGACGCTGGCGGCGACAGCGGGGGACTACGCGGACAAGGTGCAGCGGGCCCTGGTCATCAAGCCCAACGGCTTCCCCATCACGGCGTCGTTCGGCGGGAGGGTGTCGGCGAAGGCGCCAGCGGTGCACACGGTGACGCTGCCGGCCAACACGGTGCGCGGCAGCGTGAAGGCGTCCGTCGTGGTGTACCCGAGCCCGCTGGCGAACATGACCGAGTCCCTGTCGCGGCTCATCCAGGAGCCCTCGGGCTGCTTCGAGCAGACGAGCTCCACGACGTACCCGATGACGATGGCGCAGCAGTACTTCCAGACGCACAGCGGGGTGGATCCGAAGCTGGTGGCCTCGGCACGCGAGAAACTGGAGCGGGGCTACCAGCGGCTGGTGGGCTTCGAGACGAAGGAGAAGGGCTACGAGTGGTTCGGCGAGGCCCCGGGCCACGAGGCGCTCACGGCGTTCGGCCTGCTGCACTTCGGGGACATGCAGCAGGTGCGCGAGGTGGACTCGGCGATGCTGACCCGCTCGCGCGAGTGGCTGCTCAAGCAGCGCGACGGCAAGGGCGGCTTCGAGCGCAAGCGCCGCGCCCTGCACGTGTGGATCGAGGACCGCGACACCTCGAACGCGTACATCACCTGGGCGCTGCTGGAGAGCGCTCCGAAGACGGCGGACATGGTGAAGGAGCTGTCGAAGGAGCTGTCCTCGCTGCGGCGGGCGGCGGCGGACAGCAAGAACAGCTACGTGGTGGCGCTGGCGGCCAACGCCCTCTCGCTGTCCGGGGAGGGGGGGGAGGCCAAGAAGCTGATGGAGCGGCTGGCGGCCAAGCAGAGCAAGGAGGGCGTGGTGGAGGGCGGCACGCAGTCCATCGTGGGCAGCATGGGCGAAACGCTGCAAATCGAGACCACCGCTCTGGCAACGCTGGCGTGGCTGAGAGACCCGGCCTTCGCGGCGAACGTGGAGCGCTCGATGAAGTTCCTGGCGAGCTCGTGTGACGGTGGGCGGTACGGCTCCACGCAGAGCACGGTGCTGGCGCTGCGCGCCATCGTGGCCTACGACAAGGCGCGGGCGGCGAAGCGCTCGGGCGGCGCGGTGCGGGTGTACGTGAACGGCCAGCCGGTGGGCAGCGCGGTGAAGTTCGAGCCCTCGGCGCAGGAGGCCATCAAGCTGCCGGACATTGCCGAGCTCATCATCCCGGGCGAGCGGAAGATCGAGCTGCGGATGGAGGGCGGCGCGGAGCTGCCCTACTCCATCGAAGTGACTTACAACGCGCTGAAGCCGGACAGCTCGCCGGAGACGAAGGTGGCGCTGGAAGTCTCGCTGGCGAAGAACGCGCTGACCGAGGGCGAGCCCACCGAGGCGCGGGTGCTGGTCTCCAACAAGACAGACGAGCAGCTGCCCACGGCGGTGGCCATCTTCGGAGTGCCGGGCGGGCTCGAGGTGCGGCACGACCAGCTCAAGGAGCTGGTAAAGAAGAAGACGGTGGACGCGTACGAGGTGATCGGCCGCGACGTGGTGCTCTACTGGCGAGGCATGGAGCCGCGGAAGAAGCTGGACGTGCCGCTGTCCCTGGTGGCGGCGGTGCCCGGCACCTACACGGGCCCGGCCAGCCGCGCGTACCTTTATTACGCGGACGAGCACAAGACGTGGCAGGACGGCGTGAAGGTGTCCATCGCGCCCAAGCCGTAG
- a CDS encoding M4 family metallopeptidase has product MADPDTAAPGTEKVDELAIGDVQSALAALPSARVLGTHANGVPYMLDGRLGTASGSVQGLAGLNASDQVSQALASIAPAFRLNASDLAVRRVRTDEQGVTHIRYAQLKNGLPVVGEELILHVNKDGAIVAANGTARDGELVPSKPAISALAAVSAALRSTVGRHIETEGEARLVYLRTGSDEKLKLAYEQMVVGEGQELPIRERVYVSAADGSILERRTEIFAALNRALYSANNGTSLPGTLKRSEGGAATGDNHVDTNYAKLGGTYNCYKNNFNRDSYNNAGAQLKSTVHYSSNYVNAYWNGTQMVYGDGDGVNSTQLGLDADVTTHELTHAVTSSESNLTYSGESGGLNEAMSDIFGAYCESYDSGTWSTGADIWKVGEDIWTPSTAGDALRYMDDPAKDGVSKDFWVSGVGSADVHYTSGIANLAFKLLSTGGTHPRGKSTVSVTGIGVQKAGAIFYKANVDLMTASTTFAQAKTYTEQAAASLGYTTAEQASVSAAWQAVGVGAPITAIALTNGVAKTGLAGSTGSQTFYSLAVPSGKAVTFAMSGGTGDADMYVKFGALPTTTAYDCRPYLSGNAETCNIAAKTTAGTFYIMLNGYSTYSGVSLKGSYTP; this is encoded by the coding sequence ATGGCTGACCCCGACACCGCTGCTCCGGGGACGGAGAAGGTAGATGAGCTGGCGATCGGAGATGTGCAGTCCGCGCTCGCGGCGCTGCCGAGCGCCCGCGTGCTGGGCACTCACGCCAACGGCGTTCCCTACATGCTCGACGGCCGCCTGGGCACGGCGTCCGGCTCGGTGCAGGGGCTGGCGGGGCTGAACGCGAGCGACCAGGTGAGCCAGGCGCTCGCGAGCATCGCTCCGGCGTTCCGGCTGAACGCTTCGGATCTGGCCGTGCGCCGCGTCCGCACGGATGAGCAGGGCGTCACCCACATCCGCTACGCGCAGCTGAAGAACGGCCTGCCGGTGGTGGGCGAGGAGCTCATCCTCCACGTGAACAAGGACGGCGCCATCGTCGCGGCCAACGGCACGGCGCGCGACGGCGAGCTGGTTCCCTCCAAGCCGGCCATCTCCGCGCTGGCGGCGGTGTCCGCGGCCCTGCGCTCCACGGTGGGCCGTCACATCGAGACCGAGGGCGAGGCGCGCCTGGTGTACCTGCGCACCGGCTCGGACGAGAAGCTGAAGCTGGCCTACGAGCAGATGGTGGTGGGCGAGGGCCAGGAGCTGCCCATCCGCGAGCGCGTGTACGTGAGCGCGGCGGACGGCTCCATCCTGGAGCGCCGCACGGAGATCTTCGCGGCGCTCAACCGCGCGCTGTACAGCGCCAACAACGGCACCTCGCTGCCGGGCACGCTCAAGCGCTCCGAGGGCGGTGCGGCCACGGGTGACAACCACGTGGACACCAACTACGCGAAGCTGGGCGGCACCTACAACTGCTACAAGAACAACTTCAACCGCGACTCGTACAACAACGCGGGCGCGCAGCTGAAGAGCACGGTGCACTACAGCAGCAACTACGTGAACGCCTACTGGAACGGCACCCAGATGGTGTACGGCGATGGCGACGGCGTGAACAGCACCCAGCTGGGCCTGGACGCGGACGTCACCACGCACGAGCTGACGCACGCGGTGACCAGCTCCGAGTCCAACCTCACGTACTCGGGTGAGTCCGGCGGCCTGAACGAGGCCATGTCCGACATCTTCGGCGCCTACTGCGAGAGCTACGACAGCGGCACCTGGAGCACCGGCGCGGACATCTGGAAGGTCGGCGAGGACATCTGGACCCCGTCCACCGCGGGTGACGCGCTCCGCTACATGGACGACCCGGCCAAGGACGGCGTGTCCAAGGACTTCTGGGTGTCGGGCGTCGGCAGCGCGGACGTGCACTACACCTCGGGCATCGCGAACCTGGCGTTCAAGCTGCTGTCCACGGGCGGTACGCACCCGCGCGGCAAGTCCACCGTCAGCGTGACGGGCATCGGCGTGCAGAAGGCCGGCGCCATCTTCTACAAGGCCAACGTGGACCTGATGACGGCCTCCACCACCTTCGCCCAGGCGAAGACGTACACGGAGCAGGCGGCGGCCTCGCTGGGCTACACGACGGCGGAGCAGGCCTCGGTGTCTGCGGCGTGGCAGGCGGTGGGCGTGGGCGCGCCCATCACCGCCATCGCGCTGACCAACGGCGTGGCGAAGACCGGCCTGGCGGGCTCCACGGGCTCGCAGACGTTCTACTCGCTGGCGGTTCCCTCGGGGAAGGCCGTGACCTTCGCGATGAGCGGTGGCACGGGTGACGCGGACATGTACGTGAAGTTCGGCGCGCTGCCGACCACCACCGCGTACGACTGCCGCCCGTACCTCTCCGGCAACGCCGAGACGTGCAACATCGCGGCGAAGACCACCGCGGGCACGTTCTACATCATGCTGAACGGCTACAGCACGTACTCGGGCGTCTCGCTCAAGGGCTCCTACACGCCGTGA
- a CDS encoding serine/threonine-protein kinase yields the protein MDLPPFQASHPALLPPGTVIGDWRVEDWAGRGVYGAVYRAAPLRAGPVAPVALKMAVHSEDPRFVREVELLSRCDHPSIPRLLGQGSWQSPSGTVYPFYVMQWVEGVRLYAQARRHPVTPEQVRRWLAQLASALAVLHAQGAVHRDLKGDNVLVRRADGRAVLMDFGTCFYPGAATLTPPLGFPGTPAYRAPESWLFELQFERDAMARYRATPADDLYALGVTACRLLTGEYAEPANAFQDEHGTWHFERVVTPPGFQDDSRVEPSLRAVVLRLLSLRPEQRGTAEQLAAELEQATGPHKPAQPVRVTVPEMRKSLARRRWPWAALAAASGGLAVCVWPDASREWLEKVTLACIAPAGGDSPSPSTKTRGLAEEAAATSTQPAPAASPPDGIAEDTPPKPLLGQTRPDEKGRCPRRWQVSLNGACWAQFAHEREACDLINGQMFKGLCYVPVLLPGRSPTSSPTNNP from the coding sequence ATGGACCTTCCCCCCTTCCAGGCATCGCACCCGGCCCTGCTCCCTCCGGGGACGGTGATAGGGGACTGGCGCGTGGAGGACTGGGCAGGCCGCGGCGTCTACGGCGCCGTCTACCGCGCGGCGCCGCTGCGAGCGGGGCCCGTCGCACCCGTGGCCCTCAAGATGGCGGTGCATTCAGAGGATCCCCGCTTCGTCCGGGAGGTGGAGCTGCTCTCCCGCTGCGACCACCCGAGCATTCCGAGGCTGTTGGGGCAGGGCTCGTGGCAGTCGCCCTCGGGCACCGTGTACCCTTTCTATGTCATGCAGTGGGTGGAGGGCGTGCGGCTGTACGCACAAGCCCGGCGCCACCCTGTCACTCCGGAGCAGGTGCGGCGCTGGCTGGCCCAGCTTGCGAGCGCCCTTGCAGTCCTGCATGCCCAGGGCGCCGTCCACCGCGACCTGAAAGGGGACAACGTGCTGGTGCGCCGCGCCGACGGGCGGGCCGTGCTCATGGACTTCGGCACGTGCTTCTACCCCGGGGCCGCCACGCTCACACCCCCGCTGGGGTTCCCTGGCACGCCGGCCTACCGCGCTCCCGAGTCCTGGCTCTTCGAGCTGCAATTCGAGCGCGACGCGATGGCCCGCTACCGCGCCACTCCGGCCGATGACCTCTACGCCCTGGGAGTCACCGCGTGCAGGCTCCTCACGGGCGAGTACGCCGAGCCGGCCAACGCCTTCCAGGATGAGCACGGCACGTGGCACTTCGAACGAGTCGTGACACCGCCCGGGTTCCAGGATGACTCCCGGGTGGAGCCTTCGCTGCGCGCCGTGGTTCTGCGGTTGCTGTCGCTGCGTCCCGAGCAGCGAGGCACCGCGGAGCAACTGGCCGCCGAGCTGGAACAGGCTACCGGGCCCCACAAGCCTGCGCAGCCCGTACGCGTCACAGTCCCTGAAATGCGAAAGTCTCTCGCCCGGCGGAGGTGGCCCTGGGCCGCCTTGGCCGCGGCGAGCGGGGGGTTGGCCGTGTGCGTATGGCCGGACGCTTCCCGTGAGTGGCTGGAGAAGGTGACCCTCGCCTGCATCGCCCCCGCCGGAGGGGACTCGCCGAGTCCGAGTACCAAGACACGAGGGCTCGCGGAGGAAGCAGCGGCCACATCCACGCAGCCAGCGCCTGCGGCTTCACCTCCGGACGGAATCGCCGAGGACACGCCGCCCAAGCCCCTGCTAGGGCAAACGCGGCCGGATGAGAAGGGGCGCTGTCCTCGCAGGTGGCAGGTCTCCCTCAATGGAGCTTGCTGGGCACAGTTCGCGCATGAGCGCGAGGCGTGTGATCTCATCAACGGGCAGATGTTCAAGGGCCTCTGCTACGTGCCAGTTCTTCTTCCGGGACGTAGCCCCACCTCCAGCCCCACGAACAACCCCTGA
- a CDS encoding metallophosphoesterase — translation MVALLAPAAIVTWSYVQRETYVADPAPPAPTLERTPAPLVRVLVFGDFGLHGRQQTAVARAMAEEHRAKPFDFGLLLGDNLYPCGPELSLPGAEDCTFSADENTVTPGYQPPEDKQFQAVFHAPLEDLKRADGSPLPIHTVLGNHDAGYSRSCFWTGKVPTRTSRLKACLEVAHQGPNWTMPGRHFVVDTPTARFVLFDSNTLAHDDYAFSFEEELAFVKEAVAGCGERRCFLVSHHMSVTAGKHQPETLTPAYQERARRLEEAGRIDAWLSGHDHDLQHSVTAKGYDVFVSGSAAKTRFEKFGPEPAPGARLRFGSTAWGFAVLEVFPTGWSMHFLNERREPLYCCEAHGQGRCEPVECPRGALPLTSR, via the coding sequence GTGGTGGCGCTGCTGGCGCCCGCCGCGATCGTGACGTGGAGCTACGTGCAGCGGGAGACGTACGTCGCGGATCCCGCGCCGCCCGCGCCCACGCTCGAGCGGACACCGGCGCCGCTGGTGCGGGTGCTGGTGTTCGGAGACTTTGGCCTCCATGGCCGGCAACAGACGGCCGTGGCGCGCGCCATGGCCGAGGAGCACCGCGCCAAGCCGTTCGACTTCGGCCTGCTGCTCGGGGACAACCTGTACCCGTGCGGCCCGGAGTTGTCCCTGCCCGGAGCCGAGGACTGCACCTTCAGCGCGGACGAAAACACCGTCACGCCCGGCTACCAGCCGCCGGAGGACAAGCAGTTCCAGGCCGTGTTCCACGCGCCGCTGGAGGATCTGAAGCGGGCGGATGGCTCCCCACTGCCCATCCACACGGTGCTGGGGAACCACGATGCGGGCTACTCCCGGTCGTGCTTCTGGACTGGCAAGGTGCCCACCCGCACCTCGCGGCTGAAGGCGTGCCTGGAGGTGGCGCACCAAGGGCCGAACTGGACCATGCCGGGACGGCACTTCGTGGTCGACACGCCCACAGCGCGGTTCGTCCTCTTCGACTCGAACACGCTGGCGCACGACGACTATGCATTCTCGTTCGAGGAGGAGCTGGCCTTCGTGAAGGAGGCCGTGGCGGGCTGTGGTGAGCGCCGGTGCTTCCTGGTGTCGCACCACATGTCCGTGACGGCGGGTAAGCACCAGCCAGAGACACTCACCCCGGCGTACCAGGAACGTGCGCGTCGCCTGGAAGAGGCGGGCCGCATCGACGCCTGGCTGTCCGGTCACGACCACGACTTGCAACACTCCGTCACGGCGAAGGGCTACGACGTGTTCGTGTCTGGGAGCGCGGCGAAGACCCGCTTCGAGAAGTTCGGCCCCGAGCCCGCTCCGGGAGCGCGCCTGCGCTTCGGTTCCACGGCCTGGGGGTTCGCCGTGCTGGAGGTCTTCCCCACCGGCTGGAGCATGCACTTCCTCAACGAGCGCCGGGAGCCGCTCTACTGCTGCGAAGCCCACGGCCAGGGGCGCTGCGAGCCGGTGGAGTGTCCCCGGGGCGCGCTTCCGCTCACCTCACGGTAG
- a CDS encoding aspartate aminotransferase family protein translates to MGSLEPNDRELAAYWMPFTHNRYFKQHHSRRMLAKAEGAYYWTTEGEKLFDALSGLWCCGLGHRHPKIVEAVKQQLDSVDYSPAFQMGYGPTFKLAERIVGMAPAGMGQVFFVNSGSEAVDTSMKMALAYHRTKGEASRTRFIGRERGYHGVGFGGISVGGMVANRKMYASAMLTGVDHLPHTYNPKEMAFTKGEPTWGAHLANELERLIALHDASTIAAVIVEPMQGSTGVIVPPKGYLERLREICTKNGILLIFDEVITGFGRMGTHFAAQHFGVTPDMITFAKGVNNGTVPMGGVIARKDLYDTLMTGPEHAVEFFHGYTYSGHPLAVAAAHATLDILATEGINERVKSLVPVLEDAAHSLKGEPNVIDIRNCQLAAAVELAPIEGKPGLRALKVFEEALKRGVLFRFTGDILAMGPPFISTPDELRRMTEVLRESIRAAG, encoded by the coding sequence ATGGGAAGCCTCGAGCCGAACGATCGGGAGTTGGCGGCGTATTGGATGCCGTTCACCCACAACCGCTACTTCAAGCAGCACCACTCGCGCCGCATGCTGGCCAAGGCCGAGGGCGCCTACTACTGGACCACCGAGGGCGAGAAGCTCTTCGACGCCCTGTCCGGCCTGTGGTGCTGCGGGCTGGGCCACCGCCACCCCAAGATTGTCGAGGCCGTCAAGCAGCAGCTGGACAGCGTGGACTACAGCCCCGCGTTCCAGATGGGCTACGGCCCCACCTTCAAGCTGGCCGAGCGCATCGTCGGCATGGCGCCAGCGGGCATGGGCCAGGTGTTCTTCGTGAACTCGGGCTCCGAGGCGGTGGACACCTCGATGAAGATGGCCCTGGCCTACCACCGCACCAAGGGTGAGGCGAGCCGCACCCGCTTCATCGGCCGCGAGCGCGGCTACCACGGCGTGGGCTTTGGCGGCATCTCCGTGGGCGGCATGGTGGCCAACCGGAAGATGTACGCCTCGGCCATGCTGACGGGCGTGGACCACCTGCCCCACACGTACAACCCCAAGGAGATGGCCTTCACCAAGGGCGAGCCCACCTGGGGCGCGCACCTGGCCAACGAGCTGGAGCGGCTCATCGCCCTGCATGACGCCTCCACCATCGCCGCCGTCATCGTCGAGCCCATGCAGGGCTCCACCGGCGTCATCGTCCCGCCCAAGGGCTACCTGGAGCGGCTGCGGGAGATCTGCACCAAGAACGGCATCCTGCTCATCTTCGACGAGGTGATCACCGGCTTTGGCCGCATGGGCACCCACTTCGCGGCGCAGCACTTCGGCGTGACGCCCGACATGATCACCTTCGCCAAGGGCGTGAACAACGGCACGGTGCCCATGGGCGGCGTCATCGCCCGCAAGGACCTGTACGACACGCTGATGACGGGCCCGGAGCACGCGGTGGAGTTCTTCCACGGGTACACGTACTCGGGGCACCCGCTGGCGGTGGCCGCCGCGCACGCCACGCTGGACATCCTGGCCACCGAGGGCATCAACGAGCGCGTGAAGTCCCTGGTGCCGGTGCTGGAGGACGCGGCGCATTCGCTGAAGGGCGAGCCCAACGTCATCGACATCCGCAACTGCCAGCTGGCGGCGGCGGTGGAGCTGGCGCCCATCGAGGGCAAGCCTGGCCTGCGCGCCCTCAAGGTGTTCGAGGAGGCGCTCAAGCGGGGCGTGCTGTTCCGCTTCACGGGCGACATCCTCGCCATGGGCCCGCCGTTCATCTCCACGCCGGACGAGCTGCGCCGCATGACCGAGGTCCTCCGCGAGTCCATCCGCGCTGCGGGGTAG